A single region of the Zootoca vivipara chromosome 2, rZooViv1.1, whole genome shotgun sequence genome encodes:
- the SLC16A6 gene encoding monocarboxylate transporter 7 codes for MTVKASRMSCLAPNVYTKVPDGGWGWIVAFAFFFVEALTYGIIKSFGVFFIDLMESFDESNSRISWIISICVFVLTFTAPLSTVLTNRFGHRLVVVIGGLLISTGMVTGSFARSVVEMYISIGVVSGLGYCLAFLPTVTILSQYFDKKRSLVTAVASTGECFAVFSFAPAITALKEHIGWRHSLLLVGLMQLGIVACGFLLRPIIIKVQEEVRVSAAEEQRQTKYMLENEQTRTSIDSIDSGVEVTTSPRNTPRDAKSELKSEGPPKEITEVLIEASSIPAKEPKPQLLDFSVMKDHGFICYALFGLFATLGFFAPSLYIIPLSRSLGINKDHSAYILSAMAIAEVFGRISAGWVLNKKPIRKIYIELICVILLDIALFAFPFAYNFWGLMICSIYFGFMLGTVAGTHIPMLAEDDVAGIEKMSSAAGVYVFIQSLSGLAGPPLAGVLVDTTKNYSSAFYSCAVGMLLAAVFLSLVRPCKKVRQRKKHPVEENVTKPLQEVVPEDFIEPDLGKNEDSSRSSESMA; via the exons ATGACTGTCAAAGCATCAAGAATGTCATGCCTTGCCCCCAATGTTTATACTAAAGTGCCTGATGGAGGATGGGGCTGGATTGTggcttttgctttcttctttgtGGAAGCCCTGACATACGGCATTATCAAGTCTTTTGGAGTCTTTTTTATAGACCTAATGGAAAGTTTTGATGAAAGCAACAGCAGGATATCATGGATTATCTCAATATGCGTTTTTGTACTAACATTTACAG CTCCTCTTTCTACAGTACTGACTAATCGTTTTGGTCATCGCCTGGTGGTGGTGATTGGAGGTTTACTGATCAGTACTGGGATGGTCACAGGCTCCTTCGCACGCAGTGTTGTCGAAATGTACATCTCCATTGGCGTAGTCTCAG GCTTAGGATACTGCCTTGCTTTTCTGCCTACAGTCACCATTCTTTCACAGTACTTTGACAAGAAGCGTTCATTGGTCACAGCGGTAGCTTCCACAGGAGAATGCTTTGCTGTCTTCTCTTTTGCACCAG CTATCACTGCTTTGAAGGAGCACATTGGCTGGAGGCACAGCCTCCTGTTGGTTGGCCTAATGCAGCTTGGAATTGTGGCCTGTGGATTCTTGCTGCGGCCCATCATAATCAAAGTGCAGGAAGAAGTGAGAGTGTCGGCAGCAGAAGAGCAGAGACAGACAAAGTACATGCTTGAAAATGAACAGACACGCACCTCCATAGATTCCATTGACTCAGGAGTAGAAGTAACTACCTCACCTCGCAACACGCCTAGAGATGCCAAATCGGAACTGAAAAGTGAGGGACCACCAAAGGAAATCACAGAGGTGCTCATAGAAGCTAGTAGCATCCCTGCCAAGGAACCAAAACCTCAACTCCTAGACTTCTCTGTGATGAAAGACCATGGCTTTATTTGTTACGCACTTTTTGGTTTATTTGCTACTCTGGGATTCTTTGCTCCTTCCCTATACATCATTCCACTTAGCAGGAGCCTTGGAATAAACAAGGACCACTCTGCATACATACTCTCAGCGATGGCAATTGCCGAGGTCTTTGGCAGAATCAGCGCCGGCTGGGTCCTCAACAAAAAGCCTATCCGAAAAATTTACATTGAACTCATCTGTGTCATTCTGCTGGATATTGCCCTCTTTGCCTTCCCTTTTGCATACAATTTTTGGGGACTAATGATATGTAGCATTTACTTTGGGTTCATGCTTGGGACAGTGGCAGGCACACACATCCCTATGTTGGCTGAAGATGACGTCGCCGGCATAGAGAAGATGTCTTCTGCTGCGGGAGTTTACGTATTTATTCAAAGTTTATCAGGGTTGGCTGGACCGCCTCTTGCAG GTGTGTTAGTGGATACCACAAAGAACTATAGCTCTGCCTTCTATTCTTGTGCTGTTGGGATGCTGCTGGCTGCCGTGTTCCTTTCTTTAGTGAGGCCTTGCAAGAAGGTACGTCAAAGGAAGAAGCACCCAGTAGAAGAGAATGTGACAAAGCCTTTGCAGGAAGTAGTACCAGAAGACTTTATAGAGCCTGATCTTGGAAAAAATGAGGATTCTTCAAGAAGCAGTGAAAGCATGGCCTGA